The following coding sequences lie in one Polyodon spathula isolate WHYD16114869_AA chromosome 15, ASM1765450v1, whole genome shotgun sequence genomic window:
- the LOC121328171 gene encoding carbonyl reductase [NADPH] 1-like: MSTARVALVTGSNKGIGFAVVRSLCKQFTGDVYLTARDPELGVAAVQSLQSEGLNPLFHQLDINDINSVRKVRDFMKEKYGGLDVLVNNAGIAFKVEDTTPFGIQADVTLRTNFFATREICNELLPIIKPHGRVVNVSSLCSSMALKKCSPDLQAKFTSDTITEDELVKLMEKFVEDAKSGVHVQQGWPEWGYGVSKIGVTVLSRIQARRLKEERPQDRILLNACCPGWVRTDMAGPKATKSPDEGAITLVYLALLSAEADEPHGQFVIDKKVQNW; the protein is encoded by the exons ATGTCGACCGCCAGGGTTGCTTTGGTAACAGGGTCTAATAAAGGGATAGGCTTTGCAGTGGTGCGGTCTCTTTGCAAACAGTTCACCGGGGACGTGTACCTGACAGCGCGAGACCCAGAACTGGGCGTGGCAGCAGTGCAAAGTTTGCAGTCCGAGGGGCTAAACCCTTTGTTCCATCAACTGGACATCAACGATATCAACAGCGTAAGGAAGGTGAGGGACTTTATGAAGGAGAAGTATGGGGGGCTGGACGTGCTCGTCAACAACGCTGGAATTGCTTTCAAAG TGGAAGATACTACACCCTTTGGAATTCAAGCAGATGTGACGCTAAGAACAAACTTCTTTGCTACCAGAGAGATCTGCAATGAGCTCCTTCCTATTATTAAACCACACG GGCGAGTTGTGAATGTTTCCAGCCTATGCAGCTCTATGGCTCTGAAAAAATGCAGCCCAGACTTGCAGGCAAAGTTTACCAGCGATACCATCACAGAGGACGAGCTGGTCAAACTTATGGAGAAGTTTGTCGAAGACGCAAAGAGTGGGGTGCACGTCCAGCAGGGCTGGCCAGAATGGGGTTACGGTGTGTCCAAAATCGGGGTGACCGTCTTGTCCAGGATTCAGGCCAGGAGACTGAAGGAAGAGAGACCACAGGACAGGATCTTGCTGAATGCTTGCTGTCCGGGTTGGGTGAGGACCGACATGGCTGGTCCGAAGGCCACTAAATCCCCAGATGAAGGGGCCATCACCCTGGTGTATCTGGCTCTTTTATCCGCAGAAGCTGACGAGCCACATGGGCAGTTTGTCATTGATAAGAAAGTTCAGAATTGGTGA